The following proteins come from a genomic window of Neptunomonas concharum:
- the ccoS gene encoding cbb3-type cytochrome oxidase assembly protein CcoS — MEIIFLLIPIAIILTAFAAWAFFWNVNNGQYDDLESPAHSILYDDDDELIPDDAKQKQPTRD; from the coding sequence ATGGAAATCATATTCCTATTAATACCCATCGCGATCATATTAACAGCCTTTGCTGCTTGGGCTTTTTTCTGGAACGTCAATAACGGCCAATACGATGACTTAGAATCGCCTGCTCATAGCATTTTATATGACGATGATGATGAGTTAATTCCTGACGACGCGAAGCAGAAACAACCAACACGTGACTGA
- a CDS encoding sulfite exporter TauE/SafE family protein gives MTDSVSLTTALFLGLLGSAHCIGMCGGIAATMAMSDHPNRWLHLLSYNSGRLISYAIAGTLLGSAGVLIKDGTFALILRSIAGLLLISMGLYVAQWWKGLTYIERAGSRIWALIRPAASRLLPVRHNGQALLLGFFWGWLPCGLVYSTLIWSATSQDPIQSGLLMLAFGVGTLPAMLTTGLLARQVQSLLSNRNVQHISGLLIILFGLYTLPLTALVKF, from the coding sequence GTGACTGATTCTGTCTCCCTCACCACAGCGCTCTTTTTAGGGCTTCTAGGCAGTGCCCATTGTATCGGTATGTGTGGTGGCATTGCTGCTACCATGGCGATGAGTGATCACCCTAACCGCTGGTTACATCTTCTCAGTTATAACAGCGGTCGCCTGATCAGTTATGCTATCGCAGGTACATTACTCGGCAGTGCTGGTGTGTTAATTAAAGATGGAACTTTTGCACTTATCTTACGTTCCATCGCAGGGCTTTTGCTTATCTCAATGGGGCTTTATGTAGCTCAGTGGTGGAAAGGCTTAACCTATATCGAGCGCGCGGGTAGTCGTATCTGGGCGTTGATACGTCCAGCAGCCAGCCGGTTACTACCGGTAAGGCATAATGGACAAGCCCTGCTATTAGGCTTTTTCTGGGGCTGGCTGCCCTGTGGCCTCGTATATAGCACACTCATTTGGTCAGCCACCAGCCAAGACCCTATACAAAGTGGCCTTCTGATGCTGGCCTTTGGTGTGGGCACCCTACCCGCGATGCTCACGACCGGCCTACTTGCCCGTCAGGTACAAAGCCTTCTGAGTAATCGTAATGTTCAGCACATCTCTGGGTTACTTATCATTCTGTTTGGTTTATATACGCTACCGTTAACAGCGCTTGTTAAGTTTTGA
- the hemN gene encoding oxygen-independent coproporphyrinogen III oxidase, whose translation MSLDTSISWDLDLINRYDLSGPRYTSYPTAIQFDTSLSEQDLVQTGQLTSDKTAPLSLYVHIPFCAHVCYYCACNKVITRNRKKAQPYLDTLYKEIEEVARWYSDDRVVNQLHWGGGTPTFISDEQMVELMDKLKASFNLLNDDSGDYSIEIDPREASIKTLETLRSIGFNRISLGVQDVNPVVQEAVNRVQSTEQTAEILSTARQLGFKSINMDLIYGLPHQTLESFNETLNTVIELSPDRLSVFNYAHMPDRFRSQKHINADDLPSPETKLAILESTINTLLSAGYVYIGMDHFAKPDDELALAQQNGQLHRNFQGYTTHSDCDLVAMGVSAISQIGDVYYQNEHDISAYTESVESRSSAIRRGVKLNLDDRIRRAVITQLICHFELDPQTISQQFNINFNDYFAEELTELNNFSTDGLITLEQGKIFVTPAGRLLIRRICMTFDKYIPKQQETQAFSRII comes from the coding sequence GTGAGCTTAGACACCAGTATTTCTTGGGATCTAGATCTAATTAATCGCTATGACCTGTCCGGCCCACGATATACCTCCTATCCGACAGCCATTCAATTTGATACATCGCTATCGGAGCAAGACCTTGTTCAGACGGGGCAATTAACCTCAGATAAAACCGCCCCCCTCTCTTTGTATGTGCATATCCCTTTCTGTGCCCACGTTTGTTACTACTGTGCCTGCAATAAGGTCATCACACGCAATCGTAAAAAGGCACAACCGTATTTAGATACACTGTATAAAGAGATTGAAGAAGTAGCTCGCTGGTACAGTGATGACAGAGTTGTCAATCAACTTCATTGGGGCGGCGGCACCCCGACCTTCATCAGCGATGAGCAGATGGTCGAGTTAATGGATAAACTAAAAGCGTCATTTAACTTACTAAATGATGATAGCGGCGATTACTCTATTGAGATTGACCCACGCGAAGCCTCTATTAAAACCTTAGAAACGTTGCGCAGCATCGGCTTCAACCGGATCAGCTTAGGCGTACAAGATGTGAACCCCGTTGTTCAAGAAGCCGTTAACCGAGTCCAGTCAACGGAGCAAACCGCTGAGATTCTAAGCACAGCCCGGCAATTAGGCTTTAAATCGATCAATATGGATTTGATCTATGGCCTACCCCACCAAACCTTAGAAAGCTTTAATGAGACGTTGAATACCGTCATTGAACTCAGCCCAGACCGGCTTTCAGTCTTTAATTATGCGCATATGCCGGATCGCTTCCGCTCACAAAAACACATTAATGCAGACGATCTACCTAGCCCAGAAACCAAGTTAGCGATATTAGAATCCACGATTAATACATTGCTATCCGCAGGCTACGTCTACATAGGCATGGATCACTTTGCAAAGCCCGATGATGAACTCGCCTTGGCGCAACAAAACGGCCAACTGCATCGTAACTTTCAGGGATATACAACCCACTCTGATTGCGATCTGGTTGCTATGGGTGTCTCTGCAATCAGTCAAATCGGCGATGTCTATTATCAAAACGAGCACGACATTAGTGCTTATACGGAGTCCGTTGAATCTCGCTCCAGTGCTATTCGTCGAGGCGTCAAACTCAATCTAGATGATCGCATCCGCCGTGCAGTTATCACACAACTCATTTGCCATTTTGAACTTGACCCTCAAACCATCAGCCAACAATTCAATATCAATTTCAATGACTATTTTGCTGAAGAATTAACCGAATTAAACAACTTTTCTACAGATGGTTTGATTACTCTGGAGCAAGGTAAAATTTTTGTGACCCCAGCTGGTCGACTTTTGATTCGTCGCATCTGTATGACCTTCGATAAATACATACCTAAACAGCAAGAAACACAGGCTTTTTCACGTATCATCTAA
- the fnr gene encoding fumarate/nitrate reduction transcriptional regulator Fnr: MSDVKKEGKLHSLQQAHCNTCSLSSLCLPVSLNLTEMERLDDIIDKSRPLKKGEHLFHQGDEFESVYAIRAGSVKSYTITNEGEEQITGFYFPGELVGLSGFDSNNYPVSTKILETTTVCEIPFEHLDSLCGQLPELRRQVMRTMSKEIRDDQQMMMLLSKKNAEERVATFLVKLSQRFQARGYSAHKFRLSMSRNEIGNYLGLAVETVSRIFTRFQKNELIQVDGKEVDLINLEHLYTLAGECMGKEDTEDDVQQLTL; this comes from the coding sequence ATGAGTGATGTAAAGAAGGAAGGGAAACTACATAGCCTTCAACAAGCCCACTGTAACACGTGCAGTTTAAGTTCACTCTGTCTGCCCGTATCGCTAAATCTAACCGAGATGGAAAGGCTGGACGATATCATTGACAAAAGTCGTCCTTTAAAAAAAGGCGAACACCTTTTCCATCAAGGGGATGAATTTGAGTCTGTATACGCGATTCGCGCGGGCAGTGTTAAAAGCTACACCATAACTAATGAAGGTGAAGAGCAGATCACGGGGTTCTATTTCCCGGGGGAATTAGTAGGTTTGAGCGGTTTTGATAGCAACAACTACCCCGTCTCAACCAAAATTTTAGAAACGACAACTGTATGTGAAATTCCATTTGAGCACCTCGACAGTTTGTGTGGACAGTTACCAGAGCTACGCAGACAAGTGATGCGCACGATGAGTAAAGAGATTCGTGACGATCAGCAAATGATGATGTTGCTATCAAAGAAAAATGCCGAAGAGCGCGTTGCGACCTTTTTGGTCAAGTTATCCCAACGTTTTCAGGCTCGTGGCTATTCTGCCCATAAGTTTCGCTTATCCATGTCACGCAATGAAATAGGTAACTATTTGGGATTAGCGGTTGAAACCGTTAGCCGTATTTTCACTCGATTCCAGAAGAATGAGCTGATTCAAGTAGATGGAAAAGAGGTAGATCTAATTAATCTGGAGCATCTATACACCCTAGCGGGTGAATGCATGGGTAAAGAAGATACCGAAGATGATGTCCAACAGTTAACGCTATAA
- a CDS encoding adenine phosphoribosyltransferase, producing the protein MSYDEYYVKSVIRTLPDWPEPGVMFRDITPLFKDPKALRMISDAFIQRYMDSEMTHIACIDARGFLIASIMAYQLQKPLVLVRKKGKLPGKTVHQEYQLEYGTSAVEMQVDSVSAGDKVLVFDDLIATGGTILAACTLIKTLGANVIECAALIDLPDLQGSTRIQDTGIPVYTLLAYEGL; encoded by the coding sequence ATGTCTTACGACGAATACTACGTCAAATCTGTCATCCGTACCCTACCTGACTGGCCTGAACCTGGTGTTATGTTTCGTGATATCACACCTCTATTTAAAGATCCCAAAGCATTGCGGATGATTTCAGATGCCTTCATTCAACGCTATATGGATTCTGAAATGACTCATATTGCTTGTATTGACGCGCGTGGATTCTTAATTGCATCCATCATGGCCTATCAACTACAAAAGCCACTCGTGCTTGTTCGTAAAAAAGGCAAGCTGCCAGGAAAAACTGTGCACCAAGAATATCAATTAGAATACGGAACATCTGCTGTGGAAATGCAAGTGGACTCCGTCTCTGCTGGCGACAAAGTCCTAGTATTTGATGACTTGATTGCTACCGGCGGCACCATTCTAGCTGCTTGCACACTCATCAAAACCTTGGGCGCTAACGTCATCGAGTGTGCCGCGCTTATCGACCTTCCTGATCTTCAAGGGTCAACACGTATACAGGATACTGGCATACCCGTGTATACCTTACTTGCTTACGAAGGCCTGTAG
- a CDS encoding alpha/beta hydrolase, translating to MSRLQQLVSLFLLTFSFLAYAEEVTLPFKGITLNADFQTSDAQPLSDGVIVLVHGTLAHNHMEIIRAFQEQLTENGYHTLAINLSLGVDNRHGMYDCNTPHQHKHTDALTEVDQWIQWLKNQGADKITLLGHSRGGNQVAWYTSEHPEQVQRQVLIAPATWSAEQERVDYQTRYKKNLEQVIKEAEQTPENAWLKNTDFIYCANSEVTAGSFLNYYKPDTRFNTPDIIKNTTTPTLVFSGSEDTTVKDLPVQMKRIDNPHIRYFDIEGADHFFMDLYTDEVVELIVEFLESN from the coding sequence ATGTCTCGATTGCAACAGCTCGTATCATTGTTTCTGCTGACCTTTAGCTTTTTAGCGTATGCAGAGGAAGTCACTCTTCCCTTCAAGGGCATCACGCTCAATGCGGACTTTCAAACGAGTGATGCACAGCCATTGAGTGATGGAGTGATTGTGCTGGTACATGGCACCCTCGCCCATAACCACATGGAAATCATTAGAGCTTTCCAAGAGCAGCTCACAGAAAACGGCTATCATACCCTCGCCATTAACCTTAGCTTGGGCGTTGATAACCGTCACGGCATGTACGACTGCAACACACCCCATCAACATAAACATACCGACGCACTCACAGAAGTTGATCAGTGGATTCAGTGGCTCAAAAACCAAGGGGCTGACAAGATCACATTACTCGGCCATTCACGCGGTGGTAATCAAGTTGCGTGGTATACTTCAGAACATCCAGAGCAGGTACAGCGACAGGTTCTGATAGCCCCTGCTACATGGAGCGCAGAACAGGAGCGTGTCGATTACCAAACTCGATACAAGAAAAACCTTGAGCAGGTGATAAAGGAGGCCGAGCAAACACCAGAAAATGCGTGGCTAAAAAATACCGATTTCATCTATTGCGCTAATAGTGAAGTCACAGCAGGCTCTTTCCTTAACTATTACAAGCCGGACACCCGTTTCAACACGCCTGATATTATTAAGAACACCACTACGCCTACATTGGTTTTTAGTGGGTCTGAAGATACAACCGTCAAAGATCTGCCTGTGCAAATGAAAAGAATCGATAATCCGCATATACGCTATTTCGACATTGAAGGGGCAGACCATTTCTTTATGGACCTTTATACTGACGAAGTTGTCGAATTGATCGTTGAATTTTTGGAATCTAACTAA
- a CDS encoding thioredoxin family protein, with product MARLLALLLFLPWLIAQAGELPKAQNFQLDAKQLQPQQLLLVLASRHDCSYCSLIRNDFLYPMSQNPGYQKKLIIRELKIDENKKIIDFDGRPIAVKELARRYNASLTPTLMFLDKTGKQLTKNHVGITTPEFFGFYLDQSIEAALEHLAIQ from the coding sequence ATGGCCCGATTACTCGCCTTATTGCTCTTTTTACCTTGGCTGATAGCGCAAGCAGGTGAACTTCCCAAAGCACAAAACTTCCAGCTGGATGCAAAACAACTGCAACCTCAGCAGCTTTTACTGGTGCTAGCTAGCCGACATGATTGTAGCTATTGTTCTTTAATCAGGAATGATTTTTTGTACCCTATGTCTCAGAATCCAGGGTATCAAAAAAAGCTGATCATTAGGGAATTGAAGATAGACGAGAATAAAAAGATCATTGATTTTGATGGAAGGCCTATTGCAGTAAAAGAACTTGCGCGACGCTACAATGCCAGCTTAACGCCAACACTCATGTTTCTCGATAAAACTGGGAAGCAGCTCACCAAGAACCATGTTGGAATCACAACGCCTGAGTTCTTTGGTTTTTATTTAGACCAGTCAATAGAGGCAGCTCTTGAGCACCTTGCTATACAGTGA
- the hrpB gene encoding ATP-dependent helicase HrpB codes for MPTLPIHQCLSQLFEALNYRDEAVLQAPPGAGKTTVVPLALLEQSWLQKQKIIILEPRRIAAKAAAERMATSLGESVGETVGYRIRMDTCVSQYTRIEVITEGILTRMLQEDPSLEGVGLVIFDEFHERSLDADLGLALCLQSRTLFRDDIALKLLVMSATLDTPAISTLLNHAPIIHSEGRTYPVDIFYTAPWQASQPIEPRVVKTILQALDEQQGSLLVFLPGLAEIQRVEEQLQAHLTTRYEHQTIEITPLYGDLSLQQQKKAISPPNQGHRKVVLTTSIAETSLTIEGINIVIDSGLSRQAIYDTNTGMTRLHTRRVSRSTSEQRAGRAGRLEAGMCYRLWSKAQQEQLAPFTPPEISQADLTPLVLQLHQWGCKTPNELSWIDPPSPSSYQQAQSLLHALGALHRVESGFQLTPEGQLMAALPLHPRLAKMLLVARHYQLENLACDLAAIFTERDPIRSHQADIQLRLDWLLEPPRTSGQAYRIKQQSQRLLTLCRTLPKANLSKSLPTNQQLGLLIASAWPDRLAKKKAPGVYQLANGRAAHLNQQDYLSQQGWLAVAQLGGKESQTQDKIWQAVAFDSALLQQELSHLIFDQELIEWDETAGKIIAEQRQYLGKIILSKQPLLSLPECAHEKALLNYIRQRGLNVLPWDAATLKWRQRVTLASTLLPDNYPWPDLSDSALLNTMETWLQPYLAGCKSLEQLAKLDLRSILINLLPWELTQQLNTLIPEKIKVPSGSLIPIDYSTSPPVLAVKLQEMFGLNETPTIASKVTLQVHLLSPAGRPLQVTQDLEHFWQNVYPQVKKEMKGRYPKHPWPDNPLDAIATGKTKRHLAS; via the coding sequence ATGCCCACATTACCCATACATCAATGCCTTTCTCAGCTTTTTGAAGCATTAAACTATCGAGATGAAGCGGTACTACAAGCCCCACCAGGCGCAGGTAAAACCACCGTTGTCCCACTAGCTCTACTAGAGCAGTCGTGGCTTCAAAAGCAAAAGATCATTATTTTAGAGCCGCGGCGCATAGCCGCGAAAGCGGCGGCTGAACGTATGGCAACGTCCTTAGGAGAAAGTGTCGGAGAAACCGTTGGCTACCGTATCAGGATGGATACCTGTGTAAGTCAATACACCCGCATCGAAGTCATTACAGAAGGCATACTAACCCGTATGCTCCAAGAAGACCCTAGCCTTGAAGGTGTCGGCTTGGTGATATTTGATGAGTTTCATGAACGCAGCCTTGATGCCGATTTAGGCTTGGCGTTATGCTTGCAAAGCCGGACATTATTTAGAGATGATATTGCCCTAAAGCTCTTGGTGATGTCAGCCACATTAGACACACCAGCAATCTCAACACTGCTCAATCATGCTCCGATTATCCACAGTGAAGGCCGCACTTATCCCGTCGACATTTTTTACACCGCCCCTTGGCAAGCTAGCCAGCCCATTGAGCCTCGCGTAGTTAAAACCATTCTACAGGCACTTGATGAGCAACAGGGAAGCTTACTGGTTTTTTTACCGGGCCTCGCTGAGATTCAGCGGGTAGAGGAACAGCTCCAAGCACATTTAACAACTCGCTACGAGCACCAAACCATTGAAATCACACCACTCTATGGCGATCTTAGCTTACAACAGCAAAAAAAGGCGATATCTCCCCCTAATCAAGGCCATCGAAAAGTTGTTCTGACCACATCCATAGCAGAAACCAGCCTAACCATTGAAGGCATCAACATCGTTATCGATAGCGGCCTGAGCCGTCAAGCCATCTATGATACAAACACCGGCATGACACGCTTACATACCCGGCGTGTGTCTCGCTCTACCAGTGAACAACGTGCTGGTCGTGCAGGACGCCTCGAAGCAGGCATGTGCTACCGATTATGGTCAAAGGCTCAACAAGAACAGTTAGCTCCCTTTACACCACCAGAAATATCTCAAGCGGACCTCACGCCTCTTGTACTGCAACTCCACCAATGGGGCTGCAAAACACCCAATGAGTTATCATGGATAGACCCACCCTCTCCATCAAGCTATCAACAAGCGCAGTCTCTCTTACACGCACTAGGCGCATTACACCGTGTAGAAAGCGGCTTTCAGCTTACCCCTGAAGGCCAATTGATGGCTGCGTTACCGTTACATCCAAGGCTGGCTAAAATGCTGTTAGTCGCCCGTCACTACCAATTAGAAAATTTAGCTTGTGACTTGGCGGCAATTTTTACTGAGCGGGATCCTATTCGTAGCCATCAAGCAGACATTCAGCTGCGCTTGGATTGGTTACTGGAACCACCGAGAACCTCTGGTCAAGCCTATCGAATCAAGCAACAAAGCCAGCGCCTTTTAACACTATGCAGGACGCTACCAAAAGCGAACCTATCAAAAAGCCTGCCCACTAACCAGCAACTAGGTTTATTAATTGCCAGCGCCTGGCCGGATCGCCTTGCTAAGAAAAAAGCACCGGGTGTCTACCAGCTGGCAAATGGCCGTGCAGCGCACCTTAATCAGCAAGATTACCTTTCTCAACAGGGCTGGCTAGCCGTAGCGCAACTAGGTGGGAAAGAGAGCCAAACACAAGATAAAATCTGGCAAGCAGTAGCTTTTGACTCCGCTTTATTACAGCAAGAATTATCCCACCTTATATTCGATCAAGAGCTCATTGAGTGGGATGAGACAGCGGGAAAAATTATTGCAGAACAACGTCAATACTTAGGAAAGATCATTCTATCCAAGCAACCTCTGCTGTCACTTCCTGAGTGCGCTCACGAAAAAGCCTTACTTAATTACATACGCCAACGAGGATTAAACGTACTCCCATGGGATGCTGCTACGCTTAAATGGCGTCAACGAGTAACGCTAGCAAGCACGCTGTTGCCAGACAATTATCCATGGCCTGATCTCTCAGACTCGGCTTTACTGAACACAATGGAGACTTGGCTACAGCCTTACTTAGCAGGCTGTAAGTCGCTTGAGCAGTTAGCAAAGCTCGACTTGCGATCGATTCTTATCAACTTATTACCGTGGGAACTGACACAACAGTTAAACACACTTATACCTGAAAAGATCAAAGTGCCATCAGGCTCTCTCATACCAATTGATTACTCCACCTCACCTCCCGTTTTAGCCGTGAAGCTTCAAGAGATGTTCGGCTTAAATGAAACACCCACAATTGCCTCTAAAGTAACATTGCAAGTTCATCTCTTATCACCTGCCGGTCGTCCTCTTCAAGTAACACAAGACCTTGAACATTTTTGGCAAAATGTTTATCCGCAGGTAAAAAAGGAGATGAAAGGTCGCTACCCCAAACACCCTTGGCCTGATAACCCCCTAGATGCCATTGCTACCGGAAAAACCAAACGACACCTAGCATCATAA
- the rdgC gene encoding recombination-associated protein RdgC codes for MWFKNLIFYRFTESQDYTQSQLESAFAEHLFQPCRSQELSRYGWVAPHSALDQQSVFSSQGAFLIAAQKEEKILPATVIKRKLNDRVAQIEQEQARKVYRKEQLQLKDEIILDLLPRAFSRYQQTFALIMPRAGFIAVDSSSHKRAEELLNLLRNSLSTLPVILPDVHHSPGVIMSQWLQQTASTPGFSCLEECELKDSQEEGGIIRIKGEDLHSNEIIAHLEAGKQVSKLALEWDSTLSFVLQDDLSLKRVKPSEELTQTLNEEASEDPLVRLDSDIARLAMEYQRLLPQLLDAFGGEIQRS; via the coding sequence ATGTGGTTTAAGAATCTTATCTTTTATCGTTTTACAGAATCACAAGATTACACACAGTCACAACTTGAGAGCGCTTTCGCTGAGCACCTCTTTCAACCCTGTCGCAGCCAGGAACTGAGTCGTTACGGCTGGGTTGCCCCTCACTCAGCACTCGATCAGCAATCTGTTTTCAGTAGTCAGGGAGCTTTCTTAATTGCCGCTCAAAAAGAGGAAAAAATACTGCCGGCTACCGTGATCAAAAGAAAACTGAATGATCGTGTTGCCCAAATTGAGCAGGAACAAGCTCGGAAAGTTTATCGTAAAGAACAACTACAGCTGAAAGATGAAATAATTCTCGACTTACTACCGCGAGCATTCAGCCGATATCAGCAAACCTTCGCGTTAATTATGCCAAGAGCAGGGTTCATTGCTGTTGATAGCTCAAGTCATAAGCGAGCAGAAGAACTTCTCAATTTACTACGTAATAGTTTATCAACACTACCGGTTATCCTGCCTGATGTGCACCACTCACCGGGTGTAATCATGTCACAGTGGCTACAACAGACTGCCTCAACTCCCGGTTTTTCCTGCTTAGAAGAGTGCGAGCTAAAAGATAGCCAAGAAGAAGGTGGTATTATTCGGATCAAAGGGGAAGATCTACACTCCAACGAGATTATTGCTCACTTGGAGGCTGGTAAGCAGGTTTCAAAACTGGCTTTAGAGTGGGATAGCACACTTTCATTTGTACTACAGGATGACCTAAGCCTCAAACGAGTCAAACCGAGCGAAGAGCTTACACAAACTCTCAATGAGGAAGCCTCAGAAGACCCCTTAGTCAGACTCGACAGCGATATTGCCCGATTAGCGATGGAGTATCAGCGCTTACTACCTCAGCTTCTTGATGCTTTTGGCGGAGAGATTCAACGCTCATAA
- a CDS encoding rhodanese-like domain-containing protein — MFLKSLTSIALAGLLVSSPCVMAEGGGKAMIAPGLYSFEVMHDGKKMEIKRNQNPDNRISELYATTFRGMPQAMHPFEPYDVETLGEREFVKYMMDAQTDKTIMIVDTRTVGWHQRLTIPGAVSYPYTMMDDPEDRDWALDDFGAKKQEDGSYDFSVAKTLAMFCNGYWCGQTPAMVRAMLELGYPAEKIKYYRGGMQAWTSLGFTVVGEAAEAE, encoded by the coding sequence ATGTTTCTTAAGTCTCTTACTTCCATTGCGTTAGCTGGTCTACTCGTTTCTTCTCCCTGTGTTATGGCGGAGGGAGGAGGAAAAGCCATGATCGCCCCCGGGCTCTACTCTTTTGAGGTGATGCATGATGGCAAGAAGATGGAGATTAAGCGTAATCAGAATCCGGACAATCGTATAAGTGAGTTATATGCCACGACGTTTCGGGGTATGCCTCAGGCTATGCACCCGTTTGAGCCTTATGATGTTGAGACGTTAGGTGAGCGTGAATTTGTCAAATACATGATGGACGCACAAACAGACAAAACCATTATGATTGTGGATACCCGAACGGTGGGTTGGCATCAACGTTTGACGATTCCCGGTGCAGTGAGCTATCCGTATACGATGATGGATGATCCAGAGGACCGCGATTGGGCACTGGATGACTTCGGGGCGAAAAAGCAAGAGGATGGCAGCTATGATTTTAGTGTTGCTAAAACGCTCGCCATGTTTTGCAACGGTTATTGGTGTGGGCAAACCCCCGCTATGGTAAGAGCTATGCTTGAACTGGGTTATCCGGCTGAAAAAATTAAATATTATCGTGGCGGTATGCAGGCTTGGACAAGCTTAGGTTTCACTGTCGTTGGTGAAGCTGCAGAGGCTGAGTAA
- the queE gene encoding 7-carboxy-7-deazaguanine synthase, with amino-acid sequence MYSVKEMFYTLQGEGAHAGRPAVFCRFTGCNLWSGREQDRAQAICDFCDTDFISTDGQNGGKFPTAESLASTIQRFWPTPEGKPFVVFTGGEPALQVDTPLIEAMHLLGFEIAIETNGTRPLPEGIDWICVSPKGSSEVIIEAGDELKLVYPQDKALPERFKHLSFSHFYLQPIDDPRCPNATQQVIDYCLRHPRWKMSLQTHKIVGID; translated from the coding sequence ATGTACAGCGTAAAAGAGATGTTCTACACCCTACAAGGAGAGGGTGCCCATGCTGGCCGACCCGCTGTCTTCTGCCGTTTCACAGGCTGCAACCTGTGGTCAGGTCGAGAACAAGATCGAGCACAGGCGATTTGTGACTTTTGCGACACCGACTTTATCAGTACTGATGGTCAAAATGGGGGGAAGTTTCCTACAGCGGAATCGCTGGCAAGCACGATACAACGCTTTTGGCCGACACCTGAAGGCAAACCCTTTGTTGTGTTTACCGGCGGCGAGCCTGCATTACAAGTGGATACCCCCCTTATCGAAGCCATGCATTTATTAGGTTTTGAAATCGCGATCGAAACTAATGGCACTCGCCCCCTTCCAGAGGGGATTGACTGGATTTGCGTCAGTCCTAAAGGTAGCTCGGAGGTTATCATCGAAGCAGGGGATGAGTTAAAGCTGGTCTACCCCCAAGATAAAGCGTTACCAGAACGTTTTAAACACCTCAGCTTTTCTCACTTTTATTTACAACCTATAGATGATCCTAGGTGCCCGAATGCAACTCAGCAGGTAATCGATTACTGCTTACGCCACCCCCGCTGGAAAATGAGCTTACAGACCCACAAAATTGTAGGTATTGACTAG
- a CDS encoding bile acid:sodium symporter family protein translates to MENTSLTQVVLPLALFLIMLGIGLSLRLDDFIRLRKQPGVVLLGSGLQLIGLPLLGCLLVTLFQVSGAYAAAIMILTLAPGGATSNMVSYLCRADIALSVCLTAIASIVTPFTLPILSFYVLQHWMSIETAVSFPITQTLIKLLFIALLPIFLGMVIFYHLPRWATRLQPVVKWSSLGFMILVVIGIVKSNQTHLIVLLEELGVVMIVMAALAVIISWLIAASFGFAIEQRLTLGIETGIQNAGLALIITGTVLNDAQMSGVVLLYGVLMQIPAVFLIIIRNLPQRKSPSIQN, encoded by the coding sequence GTGGAAAATACCAGCCTGACTCAAGTCGTTTTACCACTTGCACTTTTCTTAATTATGCTAGGTATTGGGTTGTCTTTGCGTCTGGATGACTTCATTCGACTGAGAAAGCAGCCCGGCGTTGTTTTACTAGGCAGCGGGCTGCAACTTATTGGGTTGCCTCTATTGGGCTGTCTGTTAGTGACGCTCTTTCAAGTGTCAGGGGCTTATGCGGCTGCGATCATGATTTTGACGTTAGCCCCAGGAGGGGCTACGTCTAATATGGTCAGTTACTTGTGTCGGGCTGATATTGCTTTGTCTGTTTGTTTAACGGCCATTGCCAGTATAGTCACGCCCTTTACACTTCCTATTCTTTCATTCTATGTACTACAGCATTGGATGAGTATTGAGACCGCCGTGAGCTTTCCTATTACGCAAACACTCATAAAGCTCCTTTTTATCGCATTACTCCCGATTTTTTTGGGTATGGTAATTTTTTATCATTTACCGAGGTGGGCAACGAGGCTACAGCCGGTCGTAAAATGGAGCTCTTTAGGTTTTATGATATTAGTTGTGATAGGCATCGTTAAGAGTAATCAAACTCATCTCATCGTGCTTCTTGAGGAGCTAGGCGTAGTGATGATTGTGATGGCGGCATTAGCCGTTATTATCTCTTGGCTTATTGCAGCTAGCTTTGGCTTTGCTATTGAGCAACGACTGACACTAGGAATTGAAACCGGTATTCAAAATGCTGGCCTGGCACTTATTATCACCGGCACCGTGCTAAATGATGCGCAGATGTCAGGTGTCGTGCTTTTATATGGCGTGTTGATGCAAATACCCGCCGTGTTTCTGATTATTATCAGAAACCTCCCACAAAGAAAGAGTCCTAGCATTCAGAACTAG